A genomic region of Sporichthyaceae bacterium contains the following coding sequences:
- a CDS encoding class F sortase — MQSRVAARAAAVVVPIVALAVVVVRSQGGSTAIAETPLPTPSPMPTCSTALGALLPTSVSIPGVNNKITVLPLPRDSHNVPGTPPLTNLGKTEMAFDLGSGIKPGDSSGNALLNAHTWPDGSALGNKLLAKLQKGDQIVVHGALGQVCYRVNDRVEVPADDNGKRYFATSGQPQIALIVCSGKRIGPGDWTMRTIWYASPIA; from the coding sequence ATGCAGAGCCGGGTTGCCGCGCGGGCAGCCGCAGTGGTCGTCCCGATTGTAGCGCTGGCCGTCGTGGTGGTGCGGTCCCAGGGCGGGTCCACCGCAATCGCCGAGACACCACTGCCGACCCCATCGCCGATGCCGACCTGCAGCACCGCGCTGGGCGCGCTGCTGCCGACCTCGGTGAGCATTCCCGGCGTGAACAACAAGATCACCGTCCTGCCGCTGCCGCGCGACTCGCACAACGTCCCCGGCACCCCGCCGCTGACCAACCTCGGCAAGACCGAGATGGCCTTCGACCTCGGCAGTGGCATCAAGCCGGGCGACTCGAGCGGTAACGCGCTGCTCAACGCGCACACCTGGCCGGACGGCAGTGCGCTGGGCAACAAACTGCTCGCGAAGCTGCAGAAGGGCGATCAAATCGTCGTGCACGGTGCCCTGGGCCAGGTCTGCTACCGGGTCAACGACCGGGTCGAGGTGCCCGCCGACGACAACGGCAAGCGCTACTTCGCCACCTCCGGCCAACCCCAGATCGCCCTCATCGTCTGCTCCGGCAAGCGCATCGGGCCGGGCGACTGGACAATGCGCACCATCTGGTACGCCTCACCCATCGCCTGA